The DNA sequence GGAaggaatattaattttttattggataaaataattaaattatttagcttaaaaaatactttttctgttatcaaaatattttacaatgtataaacaataatattaataataataataataattgtattaattaatatccaTAAGTGTTACGGATGTGTCGGACTCATTGTCGGATTCCTTCTCCTCTTTagataattttgatttcaatTCTCCTGTCCTTACAATAAAATCTATTGTGTACTGATTGAAGTCACATCTAAAATGagttgatatattttaattaataaagtaataaaaaaaatattaaatattaaataattaataatggaGACTTACATTTTACTGAGATCATCATACTTTAGCTGCATATTTTTCTGAAGAGTCAACAATGAGGTAAGTTGtaatgatgaatttattttatgtccCCATTTACTCAGTATTATTTccgtaaatattaaataaaaatgtatgtgaCGTGTTTTTTCTAATTCGAcagatataaatttcaataatcgTTCGATATATATTTGCGACaatgatattattgttaattcagctgtaaaagaaaaaaaaaattaattttagaaaaaatttaattgaaatatcgatatatcgaaattttactaatcgatatatcgaacttccactaatcgatatatcgaacttccactaatcgatatatcgaacttttactaatcgatatatcgaacttTCACTAATCGATATATCGTGTTTctaataatcgatatatcgaacttCCACTAATCGATATATAGAACTTTTACTAATCGATATATTGTGTTTctaataatcgatatatcgaacttccactaatcgatatatcgaacttTCACTAATCGATATATCGTGTTTctaataatcgatatatcgaacttCCACTAATCGATATATAGAACTTTTACTAATCGATATATTGTGTTTctaataatcgatatatcgaacttccactaatcgatatatcgaatgaCCACTAATCGATATATCAAATGACTActattcgatatatcgaacttCCACTActcgatatatcgaacttccactaatcgatatatcgaacttTTACTAATCGATATATCGTGTTTCTAATAATCGATACATAGAATGACCACTAATCGATATATATCGAACTTTCGCCAATCGATATATCGAGTTTTCAcgaatcgatatatcgaattgttactaatcgatatatcgaacttCCACTAAtcgatataataaaaaaaaaatttttaattaccatcAGAAACAGGAATCGCTTCAACAACTTGACGTATCAAATCTTTCTCATTCAACTTCAAGGCCATCATCAATGCTTTAGCAAAATCCCCATCTCCGACTTTCTCCCTCACCGCATCCGGGGTAATATCTATCTCTAGCATAAACGGATCGAACATCTCACCCGCATCAACTTTATAAATAAGCAAACCCTCCGTCGTCGCCGCTGCCCAAGCCTGTCCTGTCGGCGAGAACTGCAGCCCATAGACCCTGACCTCCGGTTTCGTGCTTCTCGCCGCCATGTCCCCACTCTTAACTCCGGGTAGCTTCAATTTCGCTCCCTCTTCCCTTTCCTCCACCAGCGCCAGATTTCCAAACTCCGTCATCTTCCTCCGGTTGATGAAGTCATCGACCGCATCGAAGGAACGATTCTGCGTGATCTCAAATTTCTTTATCAGCAGCTGCTCCTTACAGTCGTAAATGCAAACATTTTTCGATGACCCTCCTGCCAGGATGCACTTGCCATCCGCAGAATAGCACAGCGCCCTGAAGGCCTTGCcctcaagattttttttcgccGTAATCAGATCAGTCTCCGATCTTCCAGCTCCCAGATCATTCCGTCCCTCGATCGATCCATTTTGTGTCGTCGTTTTGACGTCAAAGAAACTGATAACGCCATCTAGGGTCGCAACCGCAACTTCTTTACCATCAGGTCGATAAACCACCGCGACGCCATCTGCCGTCAGCTGGACAGTCTCATGAGTCGAGCTGTTCTCGATCGCGTTCCAGAGCTTCAAAGTCTTGTCCCAGGACACCGAGGCCATGGCAGTACTTCCTGGACTTGGCGTGAAGGTCAATGCGGCCACGGGTCCAGTGTGACCTGACATAACCTCCAGCAAACTTCCCAACTTGATACTCCAGAGGTAGATGTCAAAGTAGTCCTGACCTCCCGCGGCGACGAACTCGTCAGAAGAGTCCAAAGCGACGCAAGAGAACTGGACCGGACGTGGGGACGTGAACGTCTTGAAGTTCCGGTACCTGGTGAGGTCATGGGCGCGCACTGTGCCATCCAGAGACGCTGAGACGATGAACTTCCGGTTGTGGCTAAAGATGGCGCTGGTGACTGACGACGTGTGCTCGGAAAAAGTCGTCACGCAGAACCCGGTGATAGTGTTCCAGAGTTTGACTTTGCCATCCTCGCCACCGGTGACGATCCAGAGGCCGTCGGGACTGTAGGCCAAGGA is a window from the Microplitis demolitor isolate Queensland-Clemson2020A chromosome 4, iyMicDemo2.1a, whole genome shotgun sequence genome containing:
- the LOC103571301 gene encoding periodic tryptophan protein 2 homolog; amino-acid sequence: MKFAYKFGNLLSTVYHKGNLLFAKDGSTLISPVGNRITVYDLKNNKSSTLPVESRYNYNAVDLSPNGAILVAVNEEGEAHVISMMSKIIIHKYRFKKPISCIKFSPDGKYLAVCKQNNVFIFSAPGLQTESYNPFEMKRVFHSATDETTTLCWSSDSRFLAVGSKDTFTKLYTLDKYSNFRYCNIGGHSDEIIFVHFDTPGSYDLFTIARNGHLCLWEASLNPEDLKLFTPAIKAPKPAGSDSEDDVILEKAIEQTKSTRKASKQKSSGSTDQDPASDQELEDKPLKFSYKLTSRHYLADDLKKNETDDKKSNSAVASAASYHQSTRILVLGFSTGSFFLYELPDVNLIHSLNVSNQSLSSIAFNPTGDWVALGSSQLGQLLVWEWQSETYVLKQQGHSNNMTSLAYSPDGLWIVTGGEDGKVKLWNTITGFCVTTFSEHTSSVTSAIFSHNRKFIVSASLDGTVRAHDLTRYRNFKTFTSPRPVQFSCVALDSSDEFVAAGGQDYFDIYLWSIKLGSLLEVMSGHTGPVAALTFTPSPGSTAMASVSWDKTLKLWNAIENSSTHETVQLTADGVAVVYRPDGKEVAVATLDGVISFFDVKTTTQNGSIEGRNDLGAGRSETDLITAKKNLEGKAFRALCYSADGKCILAGGSSKNVCIYDCKEQLLIKKFEITQNRSFDAVDDFINRRKMTEFGNLALVEEREEGAKLKLPGVKSGDMAARSTKPEVRVYGLQFSPTGQAWAAATTEGLLIYKVDAGEMFDPFMLEIDITPDAVREKVGDGDFAKALMMALKLNEKDLIRQVVEAIPVSDAELTIISLSQIYIERLLKFISVELEKTRHIHFYLIFTEIILSKWGHKINSSLQLTSLLTLQKNMQLKYDDLSKICDFNQYTIDFIVRTGELKSKLSKEEKESDNESDTSVTLMDIN